The proteins below come from a single Aptenodytes patagonicus chromosome 2, bAptPat1.pri.cur, whole genome shotgun sequence genomic window:
- the SEC61G gene encoding protein transport protein Sec61 subunit gamma: MDQVMQFVEPSRQFVKDSIRLVKRCTKPDRKEFQKIAMATAIGFAIMGFIGFFVKLIHIPINNIIVGG; the protein is encoded by the exons ATGGATCAGGTAATGCAATTCGTGGAACCCAGCCGTCAGTTTGTAAAAGACTCCATACGACTTGTTAAAAGATGCACCAAGCCTGACAGGAAAG agtTCCAGAAGATTGCCATGGCAACAGCAATAGGCTTTGCGATAATGGGATTTATTGGTTTCTTTGTCAAATTGATCCATATCCCAATCAACAATATCATTGT AGGCGGCTGA